One region of Gloeocapsopsis sp. IPPAS B-1203 genomic DNA includes:
- the glgP gene encoding alpha-glucan family phosphorylase, whose protein sequence is MQPIHTFNVSPALPPHLEKLRQLAYNIHWDWNTEAKDLFRRLDLDLWESSHHNPVLMLGTISQTRLQEVVEDEGFLAQMDRAARQLDEYLQDGTWYGRNRTQDSECYAYFSAEFGLVDCLPIYSGGLGVLAGDHLKSASDLGLPLVGVGLLYQQGYFAQYLNPDGWQQERYPINDFYNMPLHLERNADGSELHIAVPYPGRHVYARVWRVQVGRNPLYLLDTNIEPNNPYDHDITDQLYGGDIDMRIHQEIMLGIGGVLMLKALGYKVTAYHMNEGHSAFLTLERMRGLIQEEGLDYATARQVVVSSNIFTTHTPVPAGIDLFPPDKVLYYLGHYADIFGLSKDQFLGLGRENTGDLTAPFSMAVLALKMATFANGVAQLHGVVSREMFQGLWRNLPEDEVPITAITNGVHARSCVAKSTQELYDRYLGPTWSSAPTDHQLWERVEAIPDEELWRNHERCKVEMIVAVREHLVKHLRDRGASPQEIASSQEVLDPSTLTIGFARRFATYKRATLWMRDIERIKRILTAKDRKVQFVIAGKAHPKDIPGKELIRDINHFIQEHGVEKQVVFVPNYDIHIARLLVAGSDVWLNTPRRPREASGTSGMKAAMNGLLNLSVLDGWWDEADYVRTGWAIGHGESYDDPHYQDEVEANAFYELLEKEVVPLFYQRDPDRLPRSWTAKMKAAIRYNCPFFNTARMVRDYATKAYFPASDRYHTLSVNNYTPARELAQWKVNLLERWFNIKIANVDIAAGSDVQVNQNIAVKAQVDLANLLPEDVQVELYQGAVDASGEIVNGIAQEMDYQGRDQQGYSIYTGTITYTTSGLQGLSLRVLPKHTLLSSPYEPRVIMWAS, encoded by the coding sequence ATGCAACCAATCCATACATTCAACGTTTCTCCAGCTTTGCCGCCTCATCTAGAAAAATTGCGGCAACTAGCCTATAACATTCACTGGGACTGGAACACTGAAGCGAAAGATTTGTTCCGCCGCTTAGATCTAGACTTATGGGAATCGAGTCATCACAATCCTGTTTTAATGTTAGGAACAATTAGTCAAACGCGACTGCAAGAAGTTGTGGAAGACGAAGGTTTTTTAGCGCAGATGGATCGGGCGGCGCGTCAGTTAGATGAATATTTGCAAGATGGAACTTGGTATGGAAGAAATCGCACTCAAGACTCAGAGTGTTATGCGTATTTTTCCGCAGAATTCGGATTAGTTGATTGCTTACCGATCTATTCTGGGGGTTTGGGTGTTTTAGCAGGCGATCACCTTAAATCAGCTAGCGATCTAGGATTACCACTCGTAGGAGTCGGTTTACTGTACCAGCAAGGCTATTTTGCGCAGTATCTTAACCCTGATGGCTGGCAACAAGAACGCTACCCGATTAATGATTTCTACAATATGCCATTGCATTTAGAACGCAATGCTGATGGTTCAGAATTACACATTGCCGTTCCTTATCCTGGACGTCATGTTTATGCCAGGGTATGGCGCGTGCAAGTTGGCAGAAACCCGCTTTACTTGCTTGATACAAATATTGAGCCTAATAATCCCTACGATCACGACATCACCGATCAGCTATACGGTGGTGACATTGATATGCGCATCCACCAAGAAATTATGTTGGGGATTGGCGGTGTTTTGATGCTTAAGGCATTGGGATACAAAGTGACAGCATACCACATGAATGAGGGTCACTCAGCTTTTCTGACGTTGGAACGGATGCGTGGCTTAATTCAAGAAGAAGGGCTAGATTATGCCACAGCAAGGCAAGTTGTTGTTTCAAGTAATATCTTTACAACTCACACTCCTGTACCAGCAGGAATTGACTTGTTTCCACCCGATAAAGTTTTGTACTACTTAGGACACTATGCCGATATTTTTGGATTATCTAAAGATCAATTTTTAGGACTAGGGAGAGAAAACACGGGTGATTTGACAGCACCCTTTAGTATGGCAGTTTTAGCCCTGAAAATGGCAACGTTTGCCAATGGTGTGGCGCAATTGCATGGTGTCGTGTCGCGTGAGATGTTTCAGGGTTTGTGGCGCAATCTACCTGAAGATGAAGTTCCGATTACCGCAATTACGAATGGTGTTCATGCGCGTAGTTGTGTTGCTAAATCAACGCAAGAATTATACGATCGCTACCTAGGTCCTACTTGGTCATCTGCACCAACCGATCATCAACTCTGGGAACGTGTTGAGGCAATTCCAGACGAAGAGTTATGGCGCAACCACGAGCGCTGTAAGGTAGAGATGATTGTCGCAGTGCGCGAACACTTAGTCAAGCATTTGCGCGATCGCGGTGCTTCGCCTCAAGAAATCGCTTCTTCACAGGAAGTTCTCGACCCGTCAACTTTAACAATTGGCTTTGCCAGACGCTTTGCAACTTATAAGCGGGCGACATTGTGGATGCGAGATATTGAAAGAATCAAGCGCATTCTCACGGCAAAAGACCGCAAGGTACAATTTGTCATTGCCGGTAAAGCCCATCCAAAAGATATCCCAGGTAAAGAACTGATCCGCGATATTAACCACTTTATTCAAGAACATGGCGTGGAAAAGCAAGTCGTATTTGTCCCCAACTATGATATTCACATTGCTCGTTTACTTGTTGCTGGTTCTGATGTTTGGCTAAATACACCACGTCGCCCTAGAGAAGCTTCGGGTACAAGTGGGATGAAGGCGGCGATGAATGGGTTGCTTAACTTGAGTGTTCTTGATGGTTGGTGGGATGAAGCTGATTATGTCCGCACAGGTTGGGCGATTGGACACGGCGAATCTTACGACGATCCTCACTACCAAGATGAAGTCGAAGCCAACGCTTTTTATGAGTTACTCGAAAAAGAAGTTGTCCCCTTGTTCTATCAGCGCGATCCTGATAGGCTACCGCGTTCGTGGACTGCCAAAATGAAAGCCGCAATTCGTTACAACTGTCCATTTTTTAACACAGCGCGGATGGTACGCGACTATGCCACTAAAGCTTATTTTCCCGCAAGCGATCGCTACCATACTTTGTCTGTTAACAACTACACTCCTGCACGAGAATTAGCACAGTGGAAAGTTAATCTCCTCGAGCGCTGGTTTAATATCAAAATTGCCAATGTTGATATCGCTGCGGGGTCTGATGTCCAAGTCAATCAAAATATCGCGGTGAAAGCCCAAGTTGATTTGGCTAATCTTTTGCCAGAGGATGTGCAGGTAGAACTTTATCAAGGTGCAGTTGATGCTAGTGGCGAAATTGTTAACGGGATTGCGCAAGAAATGGACTACCAAGGTCGCGATCAGCAAGGTTATAGCATTTACACTGGCACGATTACTTACACAACTTCTGGCTTACAGGGTTTATCGTTGCGCGTCTTACCGAAGCATACTCTGCTTTCGAGTCCGTATGAGCCTAGGGTAATTATGTGGGCAAGTTAG
- a CDS encoding DUF429 domain-containing protein: MMGQSGVNSNTMKFIGIDFGWRSQPSGLCCLEWQDNELQLVDLDRKEAIADIFTWIDTKVELNAPAIIAVDAPTLIPNITGTRLPDKLTHKYFGKYHAGCYPANQSLAFAQRTINFGLELEARGFTHAPQIKPKILGRYQIEVFPHPAIIHLFDLNRILKYKKGRLSDRRVELIKLHQYILTILPTLFPPLGLCSSFPQEIPSTGTALKALEDKLDSLICAYVAAYWWYWGTERNIVLGDRTTGYIVVPMKVTTNLPT; encoded by the coding sequence ATGATGGGTCAAAGCGGTGTTAATAGCAACACGATGAAATTTATCGGTATTGATTTTGGGTGGCGATCGCAACCAAGTGGCTTATGTTGCTTAGAGTGGCAAGATAACGAGTTACAACTTGTAGATTTAGATAGAAAAGAGGCGATCGCCGACATTTTCACTTGGATTGATACCAAAGTAGAACTCAACGCACCAGCAATCATAGCTGTAGACGCCCCTACACTAATCCCCAACATCACAGGAACGCGATTACCTGACAAACTCACGCACAAGTACTTTGGTAAATACCACGCAGGATGCTACCCAGCAAATCAAAGTTTAGCCTTCGCCCAACGTACTATCAACTTCGGCTTAGAACTCGAAGCACGAGGATTCACCCACGCCCCACAGATCAAACCTAAAATACTAGGAAGATACCAAATCGAAGTTTTCCCACACCCTGCAATTATTCATTTATTCGATTTAAACCGCATCCTCAAATACAAAAAAGGGCGCTTGAGCGATCGCCGTGTAGAACTCATCAAACTTCATCAATACATTCTTACAATCCTCCCGACACTATTTCCTCCTCTAGGTCTATGTAGTTCGTTTCCTCAAGAAATCCCCAGTACCGGAACTGCCCTCAAAGCACTTGAAGACAAACTTGATAGCCTCATCTGTGCTTATGTAGCAGCCTATTGGTGGTACTGGGGAACCGAACGAAATATTGTCCTTGGCGATCGCACAACAGGTTACATTGTCGTACCGATGAAAGTAACGACTAACTTGCCCACATAA
- a CDS encoding SgcJ/EcaC family oxidoreductase has translation MTPTITQMSFSLIGVAVSTTLLSTLQSLAVATIPNQCLQHDQHHNPTEATMTCRALTSTQQQETAAIRQVVQKMQDGQNTQNGAQFASAFAPEHDYIVINGTFIPNYTREANARTHQELYDGDRQSSLGGNLNQVGILLDVAKIRFLAPEIAVVHLKSQSYLTSRPDKKLEGIITTVMQKREDNWQIVAFHNAPLLEGENGRGWINLLQQ, from the coding sequence ATGACGCCCACAATTACCCAAATGAGCTTTTCTCTTATAGGAGTAGCAGTAAGCACTACGCTTTTATCTACGCTTCAGTCACTTGCAGTAGCCACCATTCCTAATCAATGTTTGCAGCACGATCAGCATCATAACCCTACAGAAGCAACAATGACTTGTAGAGCGCTGACATCCACTCAGCAACAAGAGACGGCTGCTATTCGCCAAGTTGTTCAAAAGATGCAAGACGGACAAAACACCCAAAACGGCGCTCAGTTCGCTTCTGCGTTCGCTCCAGAGCACGACTACATCGTTATCAACGGTACATTCATACCAAACTATACAAGAGAAGCCAATGCCCGCACACACCAAGAGCTTTACGATGGCGATCGCCAAAGCTCTCTCGGAGGAAATCTCAACCAGGTAGGTATCCTACTAGATGTCGCCAAAATTCGCTTCCTGGCTCCAGAAATTGCCGTGGTGCATCTCAAGAGTCAATCTTATCTGACGAGTCGCCCAGACAAGAAACTGGAAGGAATTATAACCACCGTGATGCAGAAGCGAGAAGACAACTGGCAGATTGTGGCGTTTCACAATGCTCCTTTGCTAGAGGGGGAAAACGGACGCGGGTGGATTAATTTACTGCAACAATAG
- a CDS encoding SgcJ/EcaC family oxidoreductase, with the protein MMNEYSTQASQSLTSNPADEAAICALFEQLVNSWNQGAGEAYGELYEEDADYVAFNGSRKKGRAAIAKQHQQLFDTFLKGTHLKGQIDSMRFLSSEVALVHTTGGTLMSWQSDASIPRRKSIQTLVARKSEGKWHFVAFHNTRIGSMDIETIASGIANLLWQKLRPSR; encoded by the coding sequence ATGATGAATGAATATTCTACACAAGCTTCCCAATCTCTAACCTCGAATCCAGCTGATGAGGCTGCTATCTGTGCGCTCTTTGAGCAACTGGTAAATAGCTGGAACCAAGGTGCTGGTGAGGCATATGGTGAGCTATATGAGGAAGATGCAGATTATGTTGCTTTCAATGGCTCTCGCAAAAAAGGGCGCGCGGCGATCGCCAAACAACACCAACAACTCTTCGACACATTTTTAAAGGGAACGCACTTAAAGGGACAAATTGACAGTATGCGATTTTTGAGTTCTGAAGTTGCCTTAGTACATACAACTGGCGGAACTCTAATGTCTTGGCAGTCAGATGCTTCAATTCCTAGACGAAAATCAATCCAAACCTTAGTTGCCAGGAAAAGTGAAGGTAAATGGCACTTTGTTGCATTTCATAATACTCGGATTGGATCGATGGATATAGAAACGATCGCTTCTGGAATTGCAAATTTGTTGTGGCAAAAGTTGCGCCCAAGCAGATAA
- a CDS encoding MarR family transcriptional regulator has product MSTDLMKRDELLSALDQEMRKLSAQSVLFSQAVAEHLGINSTDLECLDIINMSSPITAGRLADLTGLTTGAITGVIDRLEKVGYVRRERDPSDRRRVIIQPLPEAVQKISPLFDSMAQAMSELYSSYSDQEIALILEFATRSNSIVLEEIAKLQGKEEAG; this is encoded by the coding sequence ATGTCAACAGATTTAATGAAACGTGACGAGTTGCTCAGTGCGCTTGACCAAGAGATGCGAAAGCTCAGCGCTCAGTCAGTACTATTTAGTCAAGCAGTTGCTGAACATCTGGGAATTAATAGCACCGATCTAGAATGTCTAGATATTATTAACATGTCATCCCCAATCACTGCTGGACGACTAGCTGATCTGACAGGGCTTACCACTGGCGCAATCACTGGTGTGATTGATCGACTTGAGAAAGTTGGCTATGTACGGCGCGAGCGAGATCCTAGCGATCGGCGTCGAGTCATTATTCAACCGCTTCCAGAAGCTGTGCAAAAGATCTCTCCACTTTTTGACTCCATGGCGCAGGCGATGAGCGAGCTGTATTCAAGTTATAGCGATCAAGAAATTGCCCTAATCCTTGAGTTTGCCACTCGTTCCAATTCAATCGTTCTTGAGGAAATTGCTAAGCTACAGGGAAAAGAGGAAGCAGGGTAG
- a CDS encoding Uma2 family endonuclease, whose product MNLNLLEAKIKKVDSEDQILILNGVTWQQYEAFLDIIGDNFPGLHITYLEGTLQFMSPGRKHEFTKKIIANLLEAYLQETRIRYYPLGSTTFRKAAVARGIEPDECYCIGSDKEFPDLAIEVVVTSGGVDSLKVYQGLGVSEVWFWEDELLLYQLQGEMYVPITTSNLLPNLDIKLLVSYIKSSETSDAVWQFREKLRQQISS is encoded by the coding sequence ATGAATCTCAATCTTTTAGAAGCAAAAATTAAAAAAGTAGATTCAGAAGATCAAATATTAATCCTTAACGGAGTAACTTGGCAGCAATACGAAGCATTCTTAGACATTATCGGTGATAATTTTCCTGGCTTACACATTACCTATCTCGAAGGAACCTTACAGTTCATGTCCCCTGGACGCAAGCACGAGTTTACTAAAAAAATCATTGCTAATCTTTTGGAAGCATATCTACAAGAAACACGGATTCGATACTATCCATTAGGTTCTACTACTTTTCGTAAAGCAGCCGTAGCAAGAGGAATCGAACCTGATGAATGTTACTGTATTGGTTCAGATAAAGAATTTCCTGATTTAGCAATTGAAGTTGTTGTGACTAGCGGTGGAGTTGATAGTTTAAAGGTTTATCAAGGTTTAGGAGTTTCTGAAGTTTGGTTTTGGGAAGATGAGCTTTTACTGTATCAACTACAAGGTGAAATGTATGTTCCCATTACAACTAGTAATTTATTACCAAATCTCGATATAAAGTTGCTCGTTAGTTACATTAAGTCGTCAGAAACATCAGATGCAGTTTGGCAATTTAGAGAAAAACTTCGGCAACAGATTTCATCTTGA
- a CDS encoding autotransporter domain-containing protein, whose product MKKIVALALFVFAMLPFKASAQTYEEFYIFGDSLVDDGNLFQLTGGLFPPSPPYFNGRLSNGPVSVEILGTELGILVDATNNYGFAGTTSGDTNALNFLIGVQLPSLSTQLNTFLATAGTPSPDALYFLWAGANDYIILPPQLRTTDTQAVVNNLSDALTTLIDAGARNLIVPNLADLGSTPQERVLPTAAALTAITNSHNANLNTALQGLAANRDVNIIPLDINALFGEVVTDPLTYGLTNISDRCLGNPNCTNPDEFLFWDGIHPSARGHQIISEYATAVILAPQAIIPQADVALSIAKRHGQHIDGRLSALRGIQTSTDGRLGVFLNGNVNFGDRDTTNREPGYDFINTNITAGVDYRVTDNLALGIALGYLNSDIDLSNNLGDINIDGYAVSAYGNFVQNNFYTDAVLSYGDNNLDITRQTNFYNRTARADTNGNQFSAGVNSGYVIRSGNFAYGPTIGLKYDRINIDGYTENNAGSLNMQVRDQDAESFILSAGAQAAVAFNTDVGIVIPNIRASYERELADNNREIVTEFVTQPGIPMRTTVGDRDRDYIKLGIGAQVVFSENALGSIDYETIIGRENFNDQIVRGEIRYQF is encoded by the coding sequence ATGAAAAAAATTGTGGCACTCGCATTATTTGTTTTTGCGATGTTGCCTTTCAAGGCGTCTGCACAGACATATGAAGAATTTTATATTTTTGGTGATAGCTTAGTCGATGATGGCAACTTATTTCAACTTACAGGTGGGCTATTTCCACCGAGTCCACCCTATTTTAACGGGCGATTATCTAATGGTCCGGTTTCTGTAGAAATATTAGGAACTGAGTTAGGCATACTTGTTGATGCAACTAATAACTATGGTTTTGCAGGAACAACATCGGGAGATACCAATGCCCTCAATTTCTTGATAGGCGTACAGCTACCATCATTATCCACACAATTAAATACTTTTCTTGCTACTGCAGGAACTCCTAGCCCTGACGCACTATATTTTTTGTGGGCTGGGGCGAATGATTATATAATTTTGCCACCACAATTACGAACAACTGATACACAAGCTGTAGTTAATAATCTGTCTGATGCCTTAACAACGCTAATTGACGCTGGTGCGCGTAATTTAATTGTACCTAACTTAGCTGATTTAGGAAGTACTCCACAAGAGCGGGTTTTACCAACCGCAGCAGCACTTACAGCCATAACAAATAGTCATAACGCAAATTTAAATACTGCACTTCAAGGATTAGCCGCTAATCGTGACGTTAATATTATTCCGCTTGATATCAATGCTTTATTTGGCGAAGTAGTGACAGATCCGCTGACGTATGGTTTGACGAACATTAGCGATCGCTGTCTTGGCAACCCAAACTGTACAAACCCTGATGAATTTTTATTCTGGGATGGTATTCATCCATCAGCCCGTGGTCATCAGATTATTAGTGAATACGCTACTGCTGTAATTCTCGCACCACAAGCAATTATTCCCCAAGCTGATGTTGCCTTGAGTATTGCGAAAAGACACGGACAACACATTGATGGGCGTTTATCAGCACTACGTGGTATTCAAACTTCTACTGATGGACGTTTGGGTGTATTTCTTAACGGCAATGTCAATTTTGGCGATCGCGACACCACAAATCGCGAACCTGGCTACGACTTTATTAATACAAACATCACTGCGGGTGTAGACTATCGCGTTACGGATAACCTAGCGCTTGGCATTGCTTTGGGATATCTCAATAGCGATATTGATTTAAGCAATAACTTAGGAGATATCAACATTGATGGCTATGCTGTTTCAGCGTATGGCAACTTCGTTCAGAATAACTTTTACACTGATGCTGTTCTCAGTTATGGTGACAACAACTTGGATATCACACGCCAAACCAACTTTTATAATCGTACAGCTAGGGCAGATACAAATGGTAATCAGTTCTCAGCAGGTGTTAATAGTGGCTATGTGATTCGCTCAGGAAACTTTGCCTACGGTCCTACAATCGGCTTAAAATACGATCGCATTAATATCGACGGTTACACAGAAAACAATGCTGGTAGCTTGAATATGCAAGTGCGCGATCAAGATGCAGAATCTTTTATCCTAAGTGCCGGTGCGCAAGCAGCAGTTGCTTTTAACACAGATGTTGGTATAGTTATCCCTAATATCCGCGCCAGCTACGAACGCGAATTAGCCGACAATAATCGAGAAATTGTAACTGAATTTGTTACCCAACCAGGAATTCCGATGCGAACAACTGTAGGCGATCGCGATCGCGATTACATCAAATTAGGTATTGGTGCACAAGTCGTATTTTCTGAGAATGCACTGGGTTCAATTGATTATGAAACTATAATTGGGCGTGAGAATTTTAACGATCAGATAGTTCGAGGAGAAATTCGTTATCAATTCTAA
- a CDS encoding ABC transporter permease — translation MNQSSRQHGSTNQSQWRSLLADSLTVFWGDWLDLRVRITQVAASGLVAPLIYILAFGLGLGSSLPQPAIGNSYLEFILPGMVALSSMTIGFGGTTFSICGDRLFTKTFEEMLLVPVHPLALHIGKMLAGIVRGLMTSGAVILVAIVFTGRIWSFLNPLFLLVLVLNCAVFSGLGVIVGLNVRSLESVGLYNNFLIIPMSFLGATFFDPTTLPIGMKVIVYLLPLTYTSTGLRAAAYLPLSQFPWYSIPILLGCAIALSLRGAYQFAHQQD, via the coding sequence GTGAATCAAAGCTCACGACAACACGGTAGTACAAATCAATCTCAGTGGCGATCGCTCCTTGCAGATAGCCTGACAGTATTTTGGGGAGACTGGTTAGATTTGCGCGTACGCATTACCCAAGTTGCCGCTTCTGGACTTGTTGCACCACTGATTTATATTTTAGCTTTTGGGTTGGGTTTGGGTAGCTCTTTGCCACAGCCAGCGATTGGTAATAGTTATTTAGAGTTTATCTTGCCAGGAATGGTGGCGTTATCATCGATGACAATTGGTTTTGGTGGCACCACGTTCTCAATTTGTGGCGATCGCTTGTTTACTAAAACTTTTGAAGAGATGCTGCTTGTTCCGGTTCATCCTCTGGCGTTGCATATCGGTAAAATGCTTGCAGGTATTGTGCGTGGGTTGATGACGTCTGGTGCAGTGATTTTGGTAGCAATTGTGTTTACTGGTAGAATCTGGAGTTTTCTTAATCCCTTATTTTTACTGGTGCTAGTGCTGAACTGTGCCGTGTTTTCAGGTTTGGGCGTCATTGTTGGGTTAAATGTGCGATCGCTCGAAAGTGTTGGGCTATATAACAATTTTTTAATTATTCCGATGTCTTTTTTAGGAGCAACATTTTTTGATCCTACGACTTTACCCATCGGGATGAAAGTGATTGTTTACCTTCTACCTCTTACCTACACAAGTACTGGACTACGAGCCGCTGCTTATTTACCACTATCACAGTTTCCGTGGTACAGCATACCGATTTTATTAGGATGTGCGATCGCCTTATCGTTACGAGGAGCTTATCAATTTGCTCATCAACAAGATTAA
- a CDS encoding DUF3172 domain-containing protein, giving the protein MKRKTIKDTATKSPSFLSAAFNYTSIFVLAGVFILGIGIGIAFSSTATLSPSNVASRDFIDQSAPNPELCVQYGASAMVMDTRLFVSLNPFNVYVAQPSLRPGCVMRSNNWSILEQRRLISSQQVRDCKNRMNTFAFTGDLGSSPEINCVYQNDSARNFYLNQPGAVAPRETERF; this is encoded by the coding sequence ATGAAACGCAAAACTATCAAAGACACCGCAACTAAATCGCCTAGCTTTTTATCCGCAGCTTTTAATTACACCTCAATTTTTGTATTAGCAGGAGTATTTATTTTAGGAATTGGGATTGGTATCGCTTTTAGTTCTACCGCAACGCTTAGCCCTTCTAATGTGGCTTCTAGAGATTTTATCGATCAAAGTGCGCCTAATCCTGAACTCTGCGTTCAATATGGAGCTAGTGCAATGGTAATGGACACGCGCCTATTTGTATCGCTCAATCCCTTCAATGTCTATGTTGCACAGCCGAGTTTGCGCCCTGGATGTGTCATGCGTTCCAACAACTGGTCAATATTAGAACAGCGCCGATTGATCTCCTCGCAGCAAGTACGCGATTGTAAGAACAGAATGAATACATTTGCTTTTACAGGAGACTTGGGCAGTTCACCCGAAATTAACTGTGTTTATCAGAATGATTCGGCAAGGAACTTCTATCTCAATCAACCTGGCGCAGTTGCACCACGAGAAACAGAAAGATTCTAA
- a CDS encoding AMIN domain-containing protein: MNREHLDNGRWVNRLGFLPLMGLATIVAVENGTKPVSPSATLSNWRFDPATNQLEITLEAQTTPNYFLLEQPLRIVVDLPNTQLGKVTTQQDYSGAVRQVRVSQFDKNVTRIVLELAPDTVLNTGQMVQLQRTIQSAKGDRWVLRPQIARQTPALPTNLPPATPPSPQQPVVSVPPLPSPTTSSVPNEPIIEFGQPLPTTVPTPVPSQTNTPPQATTPSSSNIVVPAANTLSNTRSNRQSPNVLLLAGTRLNLRYAGESPLPLKVGVPQQAEMVLAEDIRNRNLNAQSVVIDNLIAPAGTAIIGQFETDNRGSRFVAQAIALQGQNLPLAAQSGVLDAVDQVTTTNSAIIEPGKIVQIRLTQDLLKL; the protein is encoded by the coding sequence ATGAACAGGGAACATTTGGATAACGGACGTTGGGTAAATAGACTGGGTTTTCTACCTTTAATGGGGTTAGCGACAATAGTAGCTGTGGAAAATGGGACAAAACCTGTATCTCCTAGTGCTACTTTATCGAATTGGCGTTTTGATCCTGCTACAAATCAGTTGGAGATTACGCTAGAAGCCCAAACGACACCCAACTACTTTTTACTTGAGCAACCGTTACGAATTGTTGTTGATTTACCGAATACTCAGCTAGGAAAAGTGACTACACAACAAGATTACTCTGGGGCAGTACGTCAAGTTCGTGTTTCTCAGTTTGACAAGAATGTGACTCGCATTGTTTTAGAACTTGCTCCTGATACAGTTTTAAACACAGGACAAATGGTGCAGTTACAGCGAACCATTCAATCAGCAAAAGGCGATCGCTGGGTATTGCGTCCACAGATTGCGCGTCAAACTCCTGCACTGCCTACTAATTTACCTCCAGCAACGCCTCCTAGCCCACAACAACCTGTTGTCAGTGTGCCGCCACTACCATCTCCTACTACAAGTTCTGTACCAAACGAACCAATCATTGAATTCGGACAACCGTTACCCACAACTGTACCTACGCCAGTACCATCTCAAACAAATACCCCACCTCAAGCAACGACTCCCAGCAGTAGTAATATCGTAGTTCCTGCAGCCAATACTTTATCCAATACGAGGTCAAATAGACAGTCGCCTAATGTATTGTTGCTAGCGGGTACAAGACTTAATCTCCGCTACGCTGGTGAGTCACCACTACCGCTTAAAGTAGGCGTTCCTCAACAAGCAGAAATGGTACTAGCAGAAGATATTCGCAATCGCAATCTTAATGCTCAAAGTGTCGTTATCGATAACTTAATTGCCCCTGCTGGTACGGCAATTATTGGACAATTTGAAACTGATAATCGTGGTAGCCGCTTTGTTGCTCAAGCGATCGCGCTTCAAGGTCAAAATCTACCTTTGGCAGCCCAATCAGGTGTTCTTGATGCGGTAGATCAAGTAACTACCACGAACTCAGCAATCATAGAACCTGGCAAAATTGTCCAAATTCGCTTAACTCAAGATCTCCTAAAACTTTGA